In Chryseobacterium gotjawalense, the following are encoded in one genomic region:
- the era gene encoding GTPase Era, protein MSTHKAGFVNIVGKPNAGKSTLLNQLMGEKLAIVTQKAQTTRHRIFGIYNEEDLQIVFSDTPGVLDPKYGLQEKMMDFVKDSLQDADVFLFIIDITDKGEHSEFLVEKLNKIPVPVLILVNKIDASNQTDLEKIIEFWHEQIPKAEILPISALTGFNTEVILPKLKSMLPENPPYYGKDQYTDKPERFFVNETIREKILLNYEKEIPYSVEVVTEQFKETDGMIFIDSVIYVERDTQKGIIIGHKGDAIKKVGTEARIDLEKFFSKKIHLALFVKVKKDWRKNDRDLKNFGYR, encoded by the coding sequence TTGAGCACGCATAAAGCAGGATTCGTAAATATAGTTGGAAAACCCAACGCCGGAAAATCGACACTTCTTAATCAATTGATGGGAGAGAAGTTAGCGATTGTAACGCAGAAAGCACAAACCACGAGACACCGTATTTTCGGAATATATAATGAAGAGGATTTACAGATTGTTTTTTCTGATACACCCGGAGTTTTGGATCCAAAATACGGCCTTCAGGAAAAAATGATGGATTTTGTAAAGGATTCTTTACAGGATGCAGATGTTTTTCTATTCATTATTGATATTACTGATAAAGGAGAACACAGCGAATTCCTGGTTGAGAAACTGAATAAAATTCCGGTTCCTGTTTTGATTTTGGTGAATAAAATCGATGCTTCCAATCAAACCGATCTTGAAAAAATAATAGAATTTTGGCATGAACAAATTCCGAAAGCAGAGATTTTACCGATTTCTGCTTTAACTGGGTTTAATACTGAAGTGATTTTGCCTAAATTAAAATCGATGCTTCCTGAAAATCCGCCTTATTACGGCAAAGATCAATATACGGATAAACCGGAAAGGTTCTTCGTGAACGAAACCATTCGCGAAAAAATTCTTTTGAATTACGAAAAAGAAATTCCTTATTCCGTAGAAGTGGTAACTGAGCAGTTCAAAGAAACCGACGGAATGATCTTTATCGATTCAGTGATTTATGTAGAGCGTGACACGCAGAAAGGAATCATCATCGGGCATAAAGGTGATGCCATAAAAAAAGTGGGAACGGAAGCGAGAATCGATTTGGAAAAATTCTTTTCTAAAAAAATTCACCTTGCTTTATTTGTTAAAGTTAAAAAAGACTGGAGAAAAAATGACAGAGATTTGAAAAATTTTGGTTACCGGTAA
- a CDS encoding DoxX family protein, translating to MNYFSSTRDIPTLNNIIMLLVRIFVAVAMIMLHGLPKLEKFLAGGEIQFYNFFGMGSSATLILAILMELICAFLIMIGLFTRAASLLLMLVMAIAAFGVHFSDPFTVKESSLLFLSIFALIFTFGPRKFSIDNMISQRRETRW from the coding sequence ATGAATTATTTTTCTTCGACCAGAGACATCCCAACACTTAATAATATAATCATGTTATTAGTACGGATATTTGTAGCAGTCGCGATGATTATGCTGCATGGACTTCCCAAATTAGAAAAATTTCTGGCAGGAGGTGAAATTCAGTTTTACAATTTTTTTGGTATGGGATCAAGTGCTACATTAATTCTGGCCATCCTGATGGAACTGATTTGCGCTTTTTTAATAATGATCGGGCTTTTCACGCGTGCAGCAAGTTTATTACTGATGTTGGTTATGGCAATTGCAGCTTTCGGAGTTCATTTTTCTGATCCTTTTACGGTAAAAGAAAGCAGTCTTTTGTTCCTTTCTATTTTCGCGCTCATTTTCACTTTCGGACCCCGGAAATTTTCAATCGACAATATGATCTCTCAGCGGAGAGAAACCAGATGGTAA